AAGGTTTTCGTAGATGGTAAGCTTAAAATGGTGGAGAACACTGAAAATTTTGCCGATCAACGCGTTGATTTTATTATGCCATATAAAAGGCAAACTTTTTGGGTCGGAACACGGAATGACGGGATGCACCTTTTGGTATATGATCTGGAGTTTCCATGGAAATCTGTTTTTTCAAAAATAAGAACTGCAGTTGATGATTGGCTGGCAAAAAATGACTTGTATTGCGGCGCAAAAATAAATGAACAAACATATGCACTGGGCAGTTTGAAGGGAGGTGTGTTGCTGGTGGATAAAAATTTCAAAACATATAAAAGCATTTCTGATAAAGACGGGTTGTTAGACAATAGCGTAAAAAATATTTTTGTTGATTGGAATGAGAACATTTGGCTTTCGTTGAACTTCGGAATGTCGTTCATTGAATTTAATACTCCTATAACACATTGGACGAAGAATAACGGCATAAAAGGAGTTATAGAATCATCTGCAAAATTTGAAGGGCACTTGTATATAGCAACCGACAAAGGGTTGCAGGTGTTGAATAAAGAACAAAACAGATTTACAGATACCGAAATTGGTGATCGGTCAATTGCCCTTTTGGTTAAAAACAAAAGTTTACTTGTGGGAACAGCTAATGGTTTATACAGCCTGGCCAGAGGTAAAGTTGAACGGTTGTTTGATCTTACTGTTTACAGTATTTTATCCGACCCCAGCGATACCACTATTTTGTATTTGGGGACTGACAAAGGAATGACAATAGTAAGATATTCTAAAGGTGGGATTACAAAAGTAAAAAGCTTCGATGAATGGGGAGATGTGAGGTCGGCTGCTAAAAACAAAGAGGGCCTTATTGGGTTTGGCACTTCAAGCAATGGAGTATTTGTTCTGAATGTAAATAAAAGTTATAGCTATCAGCACCTGACCGAAAAAGAGGGATTACCTTCTTTGATCGAAAATTACATATTTAGCTATGAAGGAGAGCTTTTGGTCGGAACAGAAAAAGGTCTGTATAAAATAATAAATAGCACAACAGTGCCGCAGTGTTTGAAGATCAATAGCCTTGCTTCATTGCAATTGGAAAATTTAACAATTACAAATGCAAAACAAATAGACAATGAAATATGGTTTCATGGCAAAATGCTTGCGGATAACCAGACACAGACCGATGTGTTGAGGTCTGTTAAGTTTGATGCAAATGGTGTTACGGAGAAACATCGCATGTTGCGCCGGATCAAAGGGGTTAATGCAAGAAATTTTTTAAATGATTCAAGTCGGGTTTATATCTCTACAAATGTCGGGCTTTATTGTTATGATAACGGGTCGTCTCCGAAGCAAAATCCTTTTCACACATTTATTTCAAAACTTGAGTTTAAAGATGACACAATATCTGTTTTGAATAATCTGTCAGGCAGCGGTACATATCCTGATCTGGAAATACCCTATCGTTCAAATGAGATCATGGTGGTGCCGGCCGCGGCCGACTATTACGATAAGAATGAATTGAAATTTGCCTACTACCTGGAAGGTAAAGAAGAAAAGTATGGCAATTGGACAAAGACCTCTGGCATAACATATAACAATTTGCGGGAAGGCAGTTATGTATTTCACCTTAAGGCGCGTAATGTGATGGGGCAAGAAGGGAATCCCGTTACTGTTACGTTTACCATTTTGCCTCCATGGTATCGCACAATGTGGGCATATGTGCTTTATGGAATTCTTACAGCCTCCCTGATCTGGCTGATCGTGAAGCTAAATATTAAAAGACTAAAGGAGCAGAATATAAGACTTGAAAAGGTCATTACCGAACGAACCAAAACAATAGCGCACCAGAAGGAAGAGATCGAACACAAGAACCAGGAGATCACCGATAGTATAAACTATGCCAAACGAATACAGGATGCGATACTCCCATCGGTCAGGGAAATTAAAAAAACATGGAATGATCTTTTTGTATTCTTTCAGCCAAAGGCAATTGTGTCCGGGGATTTTTACTGGTATCACAAGATCAGTGACGATGAATTTTTGCTGGGCGCTGCCGATTGTACAGGACATGGCGTTCCGGGCGGGTTCATGAGCATGATATGCTCGGATAAATTAAATGAGGCCGCAAATATTTCCCAGGTGCCTTCAGAAATTTTACATTATGCCAACAATGAAATAAAAATTGCCCTGAAGCAAAGTGAGGATGAAAATACCACAAAGGACGGGATGGAAATTGCATTGTTGCGTATCAATACAAAAACACGCAGGGTTTGGTATACCGGGGCGTACCGTTCCCTGTGGATCGTTAAAAAGGGAAGTAATGACCTGGAAGAGATAAAGCCTACAAAGGCCAGCGTAGCAAGCAATACAGTGCACGACTTTAAGTACAAATTACACGAAATGCAATTATCCGAAGGAGATAGATTATATATGACCAGTGACGGATACCCCGATCAGTTCGGTGGGCCGCAAGGAAAAAAATATATGACGGCCAATTTCAAAAAATTCATCCTTTCCATAAAGGATATGCCGATTCAAAAGCAACTTGCTCTTGTGGAGGGTAACATCAATGGCTGGATGAAAGGATTTGAACAGGTGGATGATCTGCTGGTGATAGGAATAAAATTATGAGGCCTCCCTTAAATTAAAAACACCTTATAGCATCATTAATGCCCGAAAAGCGAGAATTTATGCTTTCTTCCACAGCTTGATGATACAATATACCCAAGGTCAAAATCAAGGCTAAGGTGAATACCAACAGTAGCGGTATTGGTAGGTTTATATGATTGAGCTGTTGCTGTTGCTCCGTCAGCCAAGGGATAATAACTTTTCCCTTTTCCTCCGAGGTCGCTAACTATATCAGTTAATCCATAAGTGAAACGAACCCCCAGAGAAAGCATCAATCCTCCATCCCCCATGAGGTTTGTACCCCAGCCAAATACAATAGCGGTATTTGACGGGTTAAGATTGTCTTTAATATCTTTTACATCATAATCAAGTTTGGGATATTTTTCATTTGCATATGATCCATTAGCGCC
The sequence above is drawn from the Bacteroidota bacterium genome and encodes:
- a CDS encoding SpoIIE family protein phosphatase, with amino-acid sequence MKAIFCIHSLLHRLQKFFGNTKMPEFGNLGSKRTIVSGFLFRCSLFLSLFIFSAYGQTGNYYISNFSPSDYGATDQNWCSVQDEYGRIYIANNFAVLLNDGGKEWITVKLRNQSRCISLDKDKNNRIFVGGENEFGYLTTLPNGQIVYQSLSKELPLMDQEFGYVWATRCINDEVFFGSNAKLFWYKNGKVRSFSPDSEGFHTFFTVGDHLFIREKGVGFKVFVDGKLKMVENTENFADQRVDFIMPYKRQTFWVGTRNDGMHLLVYDLEFPWKSVFSKIRTAVDDWLAKNDLYCGAKINEQTYALGSLKGGVLLVDKNFKTYKSISDKDGLLDNSVKNIFVDWNENIWLSLNFGMSFIEFNTPITHWTKNNGIKGVIESSAKFEGHLYIATDKGLQVLNKEQNRFTDTEIGDRSIALLVKNKSLLVGTANGLYSLARGKVERLFDLTVYSILSDPSDTTILYLGTDKGMTIVRYSKGGITKVKSFDEWGDVRSAAKNKEGLIGFGTSSNGVFVLNVNKSYSYQHLTEKEGLPSLIENYIFSYEGELLVGTEKGLYKIINSTTVPQCLKINSLASLQLENLTITNAKQIDNEIWFHGKMLADNQTQTDVLRSVKFDANGVTEKHRMLRRIKGVNARNFLNDSSRVYISTNVGLYCYDNGSSPKQNPFHTFISKLEFKDDTISVLNNLSGSGTYPDLEIPYRSNEIMVVPAAADYYDKNELKFAYYLEGKEEKYGNWTKTSGITYNNLREGSYVFHLKARNVMGQEGNPVTVTFTILPPWYRTMWAYVLYGILTASLIWLIVKLNIKRLKEQNIRLEKVITERTKTIAHQKEEIEHKNQEITDSINYAKRIQDAILPSVREIKKTWNDLFVFFQPKAIVSGDFYWYHKISDDEFLLGAADCTGHGVPGGFMSMICSDKLNEAANISQVPSEILHYANNEIKIALKQSEDENTTKDGMEIALLRINTKTRRVWYTGAYRSLWIVKKGSNDLEEIKPTKASVASNTVHDFKYKLHEMQLSEGDRLYMTSDGYPDQFGGPQGKKYMTANFKKFILSIKDMPIQKQLALVEGNINGWMKGFEQVDDLLVIGIKL